The Bacteroidota bacterium genome has a segment encoding these proteins:
- a CDS encoding TPM domain-containing protein, giving the protein MRRLPILVLLAACAAHAQPAVPALTGRVVDRAEVLDAATEQALADQLEAHEEATSNQVVVLTIPSLEGESVERLADEVFNTWGLGQADLDNGVLVLIARDDREMRIEVGYGLEGDLTDAQAGRIIRGDFVPAFRSGDYDGGTLAGVTSILGTIEGTYEPADGGGGSEDIPWFVRLIFGFTHVLIPAGIATMTLFTPGCVRYFTFLFFLAFIGVGSIFVFPMPYGFAVGPTFLVLWLAADIYMSRSPTWRAKREEVRERTKKGLKTKVSIGGLSFSVGGRSSSSGGASGGGFSGGGGSSGGGGASGSW; this is encoded by the coding sequence ATGCGCCGCCTGCCCATCCTCGTGCTGCTCGCCGCCTGCGCCGCCCACGCGCAGCCGGCGGTGCCGGCCCTTACCGGGCGCGTCGTGGACCGCGCCGAGGTGCTCGACGCTGCCACCGAGCAGGCCCTCGCCGACCAGCTCGAAGCGCACGAGGAGGCCACGAGCAACCAGGTCGTCGTGTTGACGATCCCGTCGCTGGAAGGCGAGTCGGTCGAGCGCCTGGCGGACGAGGTCTTCAACACCTGGGGCCTCGGGCAGGCCGACCTCGACAACGGCGTCCTCGTCCTCATCGCCCGCGACGACCGCGAAATGCGGATCGAGGTCGGCTACGGGCTGGAGGGCGACCTGACCGACGCGCAGGCGGGCCGGATCATCCGCGGCGACTTCGTCCCGGCCTTCCGCAGCGGCGACTACGACGGCGGCACGCTCGCCGGGGTCACCTCCATCCTCGGCACGATTGAGGGTACCTACGAGCCGGCCGACGGCGGTGGAGGCAGCGAGGACATTCCCTGGTTCGTCCGCCTCATCTTCGGCTTTACGCACGTCCTGATCCCGGCGGGGATTGCGACGATGACGCTGTTCACGCCGGGGTGCGTGCGGTATTTCACCTTCCTGTTCTTCCTCGCCTTCATCGGGGTTGGCAGCATCTTCGTCTTCCCGATGCCCTACGGGTTCGCCGTAGGGCCGACGTTTCTGGTGCTCTGGCTCGCGGCGGACATCTATATGAGTCGGTCGCCGACGTGGCGGGCCAAGCGCGAGGAGGTTCGCGAGCGGACGAAGAAGGGCTTGAAGACGAAGGTGAGCATCGGCGGGCTGTCGTTCAGCGTCGGCGGCCGGTCGAGCAGTAGCGGGGGGGCGTCCGGCGGCGGGTTCAGCGGGGGCGGCGGCTCCTCCGGCGGGGGCGGCGCGTCGGGAAGCTGGTGA
- the mrdA gene encoding penicillin-binding protein 2: protein MKPDLLAVQEKSGLRLAIFSGLVVILLGLLSVRLVQMQLLDRGQYSDEALANSVDQKVVGPARGLIYDRNGILLVDNEPIYSLTLAPRYFEREKLGLLARLAGVPDSLAEAKYDEIRDYSSFKSSLFLKDIPFQAFARVKEESWRLPGVGFEIAQKRGYHTEARASHALGYVREITDSQLEQRRQEGYRLGDIVGQTGIEESYETVLRGRPGREFVLVNVHGMEVMPFEEGTEDIDPQSGYELHLTLDAKVQALAESLMVNMRGGVVALDAQDGGIIAMASAPDYDPTKFAGRLSQDFVDYIYRNEAKPLFNRATQSSQPPGSTWKPFMAAVALEEGMITEDTDLYCGGGYVLGGRLFKCHGGSHGNISVKRSIQVSCNTFYFRLMNDRIGGKRLDLTTWSNWARRFGFGTLAPLDFPDQRPGLIPDSSYFDRIFPHGWGPGVTINLGIGQGNMGTTPLQLARQTAAIANGGRLVTPHLVGHQLDTETGERVEPRHSARSIPISDENLDIVRRGMELVVEAGTARRAQIEGIAVAGKTGTSQNPHGEDHSVFIAYAPADDPQIAVAAIIENAGYGSTAAAPIASLLIEQYLTGEIGRPGLVEFTRAQRSEPIENAVEER, encoded by the coding sequence ATGAAACCCGACCTCCTCGCCGTCCAGGAAAAGAGCGGCCTCCGGCTCGCCATCTTCTCCGGCCTCGTCGTGATCCTGCTGGGCCTGCTCTCGGTCCGGCTCGTGCAGATGCAACTCCTCGACCGGGGGCAGTACAGCGACGAGGCCCTCGCCAACTCCGTCGACCAGAAGGTCGTCGGCCCGGCGCGCGGGCTGATCTACGACCGCAACGGCATCCTCCTCGTCGACAACGAGCCGATCTACTCGCTGACGCTCGCGCCGCGCTACTTCGAGCGCGAGAAGCTCGGCCTGCTCGCCCGCCTCGCCGGGGTCCCGGACTCGCTCGCCGAGGCGAAGTACGACGAGATCCGCGACTACTCCTCGTTCAAGAGCTCGCTCTTCCTCAAGGACATCCCGTTCCAGGCGTTCGCCCGCGTCAAGGAGGAGAGCTGGCGGCTGCCGGGCGTCGGGTTCGAGATCGCACAGAAGCGCGGCTACCACACCGAGGCCCGCGCGAGCCACGCTCTCGGCTACGTCCGCGAGATCACCGACAGCCAACTGGAGCAGCGCCGCCAGGAAGGTTACCGCCTCGGCGACATCGTCGGCCAGACCGGGATCGAGGAGTCCTACGAGACCGTGCTCCGCGGGCGGCCGGGGCGCGAGTTCGTCCTCGTCAACGTCCACGGCATGGAGGTGATGCCGTTCGAGGAGGGGACCGAGGACATCGACCCCCAGAGCGGCTACGAGCTCCACCTCACGCTCGACGCCAAAGTCCAGGCCCTCGCCGAGAGCCTGATGGTGAACATGCGCGGCGGCGTCGTCGCCCTCGACGCCCAGGACGGCGGCATCATCGCCATGGCGAGCGCGCCGGACTACGACCCGACCAAGTTCGCCGGGCGGCTCAGCCAGGACTTCGTCGACTACATCTACCGCAACGAGGCCAAGCCGCTCTTCAACCGCGCCACCCAGAGCAGCCAGCCGCCGGGCTCGACCTGGAAGCCGTTCATGGCGGCCGTCGCCCTGGAGGAGGGGATGATTACCGAGGACACCGACCTCTACTGCGGCGGCGGCTACGTCCTCGGCGGGCGGCTCTTCAAGTGCCACGGCGGCTCGCACGGCAACATCTCGGTCAAGCGCTCGATCCAGGTCTCGTGCAACACGTTCTACTTCCGCCTGATGAACGACCGGATTGGCGGGAAGCGCCTCGACCTCACGACCTGGAGCAACTGGGCGCGGCGCTTCGGCTTCGGCACGCTCGCCCCGCTCGACTTCCCGGACCAGCGCCCTGGCCTCATCCCGGACTCGTCCTACTTCGACCGCATCTTCCCGCACGGCTGGGGGCCGGGCGTGACGATCAACCTCGGCATCGGGCAGGGCAACATGGGGACCACCCCGCTCCAACTCGCCCGCCAGACCGCCGCGATCGCCAACGGCGGCCGCCTCGTCACGCCGCACCTCGTCGGTCACCAGCTCGACACCGAGACCGGCGAGCGGGTCGAGCCGAGGCACAGCGCCCGGTCGATCCCGATCTCGGACGAGAACCTCGACATCGTCCGGCGCGGGATGGAGCTCGTCGTCGAGGCCGGTACGGCGCGGCGCGCGCAGATCGAGGGGATCGCCGTGGCGGGCAAGACCGGGACGAGCCAGAACCCGCACGGCGAGGACCACTCCGTCTTCATCGCCTACGCCCCGGCCGACGACCCCCAGATCGCGGTCGCCGCGATCATCGAGAACGCCGGCTACGGCTCGACAGCGGCGGCACCGATTGCGAGCCTGCTGATCGAGCAGTACCTCACCGGCGAGATCGGCCGCCCCGGCCTCGTCGAGTTCACGCGCGCCCAGCGCAGCGAGCCCATCGAGAACGCAGTTGAGGAAAGGTAA
- the rodA gene encoding rod shape-determining protein RodA → MNRTWYKNIDWSTMLAWSGLVAVGLTAIYSATHGPASEFLLDSVQRNFDRQFTWFAISAVAFFVILLIPARFWDRVSYPAYAVVIALLVATLLFGRVVNGAKAWLYVGPFGLQTAELAKIGTLMAVAKFLASKQARTGRLRYTLVAVGIVLLPVVIIIAQNETGTALIFLAMIPFVLFWGGVPLSLMALMVAPAVAGYLAVVQNDAAFPLYVLIFALLFTAAILATTRDKWWSAAAFAFTGVFGIAAWLGLTQILKPHQVSRIIAFTNPEAFASTTGYHVIQSKAAIGSGGLLGKGYMQGTQTQLAFIPEQSTDFIFTVIGEEFGFLGTMTVLALFGYLLIRLASLGSWAAHTFIKVFAAGVAGIFLTHVIINVGMTIGVVPVIGIPLPLVSYGGSALLANTILVAMAVNLYARRDEFSIYRS, encoded by the coding sequence ATGAACCGCACCTGGTACAAGAACATCGACTGGAGCACGATGCTCGCGTGGTCGGGCCTCGTGGCCGTCGGCCTGACGGCCATCTACAGCGCCACGCATGGCCCGGCCTCCGAGTTCTTGCTGGACTCGGTGCAGCGCAACTTCGACCGGCAGTTCACCTGGTTCGCGATCTCGGCGGTGGCGTTCTTCGTGATCCTGCTGATCCCGGCGCGGTTCTGGGACCGGGTCTCGTACCCGGCCTACGCCGTCGTGATCGCGCTCCTGGTGGCGACGCTGCTCTTCGGGCGCGTCGTCAACGGGGCGAAGGCCTGGCTGTACGTCGGGCCGTTCGGGCTGCAGACGGCGGAACTGGCGAAGATCGGCACCCTGATGGCGGTGGCGAAGTTTCTGGCCTCGAAGCAGGCGCGCACCGGGCGGCTCCGCTACACGCTCGTCGCGGTCGGGATCGTCCTCCTCCCGGTCGTCATCATCATCGCGCAGAACGAGACCGGAACGGCGTTGATCTTCTTGGCGATGATTCCGTTCGTGCTCTTCTGGGGCGGCGTCCCGCTCTCGCTGATGGCGCTCATGGTGGCTCCGGCCGTCGCGGGCTACCTCGCCGTCGTCCAGAACGACGCGGCCTTCCCGCTCTACGTGCTGATCTTCGCGCTCCTCTTCACCGCTGCCATCCTCGCCACGACGCGCGACAAGTGGTGGAGCGCCGCGGCGTTCGCCTTCACCGGCGTCTTCGGGATCGCAGCGTGGCTCGGGCTGACGCAGATCCTCAAGCCGCACCAGGTCAGCCGCATCATCGCCTTCACCAACCCCGAGGCCTTCGCCTCGACGACCGGCTACCACGTCATCCAGTCGAAGGCCGCGATTGGCTCGGGCGGGCTGCTCGGCAAGGGCTACATGCAGGGCACCCAGACCCAGCTCGCGTTCATCCCCGAGCAGTCGACGGACTTCATCTTCACCGTGATCGGCGAGGAGTTTGGGTTCCTCGGGACGATGACCGTGCTCGCGCTCTTCGGGTACCTGCTGATCCGGCTGGCTTCGCTCGGAAGCTGGGCGGCGCACACCTTCATCAAGGTCTTCGCCGCGGGCGTGGCCGGCATCTTCCTGACCCACGTCATCATCAACGTCGGAATGACGATCGGCGTGGTGCCGGTGATCGGGATTCCGCTGCCGCTGGTGTCGTACGGCGGCTCGGCGCTGCTCGCCAACACGATCCTCGTGGCGATGGCGGTCAACCTCTACGCCCGCCGCGACGAGTTCTCGATCTACAGGTCTTGA
- a CDS encoding cysteine desulfurase produces the protein MPSLPLSPSEVPLLDVPEGERPCYLDSAATSLKPKAVVDRIARFYAFENAPVHRGVYELSARATDLYEQARRTVGAFVGASAESVVFTRGTTEGLNLVARSWGEERVGPGDEILLSPQEHHSNFLPWQELAKRTGATLGFLPLQADGTIDADASLDLIGPATKLVAMTHVSNVLGIENPVREVFAAAQSVGALTVLDGAQSVPTRPVDLADLHCDALTFGAHKMLGPTGIGALVARPEVLEAMTVYQTGGGMIRTVAVEGSDYLDGYLRFEAGTPHAAGAVGFAAACDYLTSLSYEDETGMAAVAAYERAWGRYATRQIRAIPGVRLIGPPGEHEAEGGIVALQLEGLHPHDLAVLLDAQGVMCRAGHHCTMPLHAHLAGGGAYPATSLRASAYVYNPLADADRLAEALQVAHETLTRRRTVSAG, from the coding sequence ATGCCAAGCCTCCCGCTTTCACCTTCTGAGGTCCCGCTCCTCGATGTGCCCGAGGGCGAGCGCCCGTGCTACCTCGACTCGGCGGCGACCTCGCTCAAGCCGAAGGCGGTCGTGGACCGGATCGCCCGGTTCTACGCCTTCGAGAACGCCCCTGTCCACCGGGGCGTCTACGAGCTGAGCGCGAGGGCGACGGATCTCTACGAACAGGCGCGGCGGACGGTCGGTGCGTTCGTCGGCGCGAGCGCGGAGTCGGTCGTCTTTACGCGGGGGACGACGGAGGGGCTGAACCTCGTGGCGCGGTCGTGGGGCGAGGAGCGGGTCGGGCCGGGCGACGAGATCCTGCTCTCGCCGCAAGAGCACCACTCGAACTTCCTCCCGTGGCAGGAACTGGCGAAGCGGACGGGTGCCACGCTGGGCTTCCTCCCGCTCCAGGCCGACGGCACGATTGACGCCGACGCCTCACTCGACCTCATCGGCCCAGCGACGAAGCTCGTGGCGATGACCCACGTCTCGAACGTGCTGGGTATCGAAAACCCGGTGCGCGAGGTCTTCGCCGCCGCGCAGTCGGTCGGGGCCCTCACGGTGCTCGACGGCGCGCAGAGCGTCCCGACGCGGCCCGTGGACCTGGCCGACCTCCACTGCGACGCGCTCACCTTCGGTGCCCACAAAATGCTCGGCCCGACCGGCATCGGCGCGCTCGTGGCCCGGCCCGAGGTGTTGGAGGCGATGACGGTCTATCAGACCGGGGGCGGGATGATCCGCACGGTCGCGGTCGAGGGCTCGGACTACCTCGACGGGTACCTGCGCTTCGAGGCGGGGACGCCGCACGCGGCCGGGGCCGTCGGCTTTGCGGCGGCGTGCGACTACCTCACCAGCCTGAGCTACGAAGACGAGACCGGGATGGCGGCCGTGGCAGCCTACGAGCGCGCCTGGGGACGGTACGCGACCCGCCAGATCCGAGCGATCCCGGGGGTCCGCCTCATCGGGCCGCCTGGCGAGCACGAGGCCGAGGGCGGGATCGTCGCGCTCCAGCTGGAGGGGCTCCACCCGCATGACCTCGCGGTGCTCCTCGACGCGCAGGGCGTGATGTGCCGCGCCGGTCACCACTGCACGATGCCGCTCCACGCCCACCTCGCCGGGGGCGGTGCCTACCCCGCGACCTCGCTCAGGGCGAGTGCCTACGTCTATAACCCCCTCGCCGACGCCGACCGGCTCGCCGAGGCGCTCCAGGTCGCGCATGAGACACTCACGCGGCGGCGCACGGTCTCAGCCGGTTGA
- the argS gene encoding arginine--tRNA ligase produces the protein MTEYLTQLVRAALAGLPDLPDDFDPAAFEVEFQTPAQPEHGDLATNAAMQLARPLRRAPRQIAEALVAGLDLDPERVAAVEIAGPGFINFRFADAYLTSGIADLLQQGIDYGRAEPTGQTAIVEYVSANPTGPLTVGHGRNAVLGDTVANLLDWSGYTVTREYYFNDAGRQMRVLGESVRARYEALANPDTPTKTLDDGTLVPERFPDDGYRGAYIIDIAQDLVDEHGNGLMEAVRSDDTGPFQQAAQTAIFADIEATLKRLGVEMDEHFNERSLYDNDAVWEAVANLREQDLAYDKDGAIWFKTGALGKTVTNEDGEDQPVDTVLVKSSGEPTYRLPDIAYHLDKLSRPVNGRRGFDRVVDIFGADHIATYPDVLRGVEALGGDASKIDVVVYQFVTLVRGGTPVKMSTRKATFVTLDDLIDEVGPDVVRFFFLMLSPGTHLNFDLDLAKEAGEKNPVFYLQYAHARIRSIERKAEETGVAVTDTPDWSLLAHESETALMKELLRLPERIADAAARYEPHRLATYLRDVATAFNAFYRDCHIVGEAPDLAAARLALARAARITLAGGLDVLGITAPEQM, from the coding sequence ATGACCGAGTATCTCACCCAGCTTGTCCGCGCGGCCCTGGCGGGTCTCCCGGACCTGCCCGACGACTTCGACCCGGCGGCGTTCGAGGTCGAGTTCCAGACGCCCGCGCAGCCGGAGCACGGCGACCTCGCCACGAACGCCGCGATGCAGCTCGCCCGCCCGCTCCGCCGCGCCCCTCGGCAGATCGCCGAGGCGCTCGTTGCCGGTCTCGATCTCGACCCCGAGCGCGTGGCCGCCGTCGAGATCGCCGGGCCGGGGTTCATCAACTTCCGCTTCGCCGACGCCTACCTCACGAGCGGCATCGCGGACCTCTTGCAGCAGGGCATCGATTACGGCCGCGCCGAGCCGACCGGGCAGACGGCGATTGTCGAGTACGTCTCGGCGAATCCGACCGGGCCGCTGACGGTCGGGCACGGGCGCAACGCCGTCCTCGGCGACACCGTCGCCAACCTCCTCGACTGGTCGGGCTACACGGTCACGCGGGAGTACTACTTCAACGACGCCGGCCGCCAGATGCGCGTCCTCGGCGAGAGCGTCCGCGCCCGCTACGAAGCGCTCGCCAATCCCGACACGCCGACCAAGACCCTCGACGACGGCACCCTCGTCCCGGAGCGGTTTCCCGATGACGGCTACCGGGGTGCCTACATCATCGACATCGCCCAGGACCTCGTGGACGAGCATGGCAACGGGCTGATGGAGGCCGTCCGCTCCGACGATACCGGCCCGTTCCAGCAGGCCGCGCAGACCGCCATCTTCGCCGACATCGAGGCGACGCTGAAGCGGCTCGGGGTCGAGATGGACGAGCACTTCAACGAGCGCTCGCTCTACGACAACGACGCCGTCTGGGAGGCCGTGGCGAACCTCCGCGAGCAGGACCTCGCCTACGACAAAGATGGAGCCATCTGGTTCAAGACGGGCGCGCTCGGCAAGACGGTGACGAACGAAGACGGCGAGGACCAGCCCGTCGACACCGTCCTCGTCAAGTCGTCCGGCGAGCCGACCTACCGGCTGCCCGACATCGCCTACCACCTCGACAAGCTCTCCCGTCCGGTAAACGGACGGCGCGGCTTCGACCGGGTCGTGGACATCTTCGGGGCCGACCACATCGCCACCTACCCCGACGTGCTCCGCGGCGTCGAGGCCCTCGGCGGCGACGCCTCCAAGATCGACGTCGTCGTCTACCAGTTCGTGACGCTCGTCCGCGGCGGGACGCCGGTCAAGATGAGCACGCGGAAGGCGACTTTCGTCACGCTCGACGACCTCATCGACGAGGTCGGGCCGGACGTGGTGCGGTTCTTCTTCCTCATGCTCAGCCCCGGCACGCACCTCAACTTCGACCTCGACCTGGCGAAGGAGGCGGGCGAGAAAAACCCGGTGTTCTACCTCCAGTACGCCCACGCCCGCATCCGCTCGATTGAGCGCAAGGCCGAGGAGACCGGCGTCGCGGTCACCGACACGCCGGACTGGAGCCTCCTCGCGCACGAGAGCGAGACGGCGCTGATGAAAGAGCTCCTCCGCCTGCCCGAGCGCATCGCGGACGCCGCCGCCCGCTACGAGCCGCACCGCCTGGCGACCTACCTCCGCGACGTGGCGACCGCCTTCAACGCGTTCTACCGCGACTGCCACATCGTCGGCGAAGCGCCGGACCTCGCGGCGGCCCGCCTCGCCCTCGCGCGGGCAGCCCGGATCACGCTCGCGGGCGGCCTCGACGTGCTCGGCATCACCGCACCGGAGCAGATGTGA